One window from the genome of Rhodopirellula halodulae encodes:
- the pheS gene encoding phenylalanine--tRNA ligase subunit alpha: MSLDQFLSRLDQLQSDAESAFTSASDAGTLEDARVTFLGAKKGQLKDIQKMLGGIDKADKPTAGQKLNAVKNSINAAFEAAQEKLSGGDEAGVDPTFDPTLPGVRPAIGHIHPITQTISHLTEIMGRMGFEVAEGPEVEDPWHNFVALNIPEDHPARDPLDNFYLATAKDPSGKASADAGDEGSQLLRSQTSTVQIRVMKRTAPPIRIISLGRVYRPDAPDATHFPMFHQMEGLLVDKNVTMANLKTVLRVFANNYLGEDVEIRFRPSFFPFTEPSVEVDFLWNGTWIEFGGAGMVDPNVFAAVGYDPEEVSGFAFGLGVERLCMRRHGITDIRDLYSGDLRFLQQF; encoded by the coding sequence ATGTCACTCGATCAATTCCTCTCCCGACTGGACCAGCTCCAGTCGGACGCTGAATCCGCGTTCACATCCGCCTCTGATGCGGGCACGCTCGAGGATGCTCGGGTGACGTTTTTGGGTGCCAAGAAAGGGCAGCTCAAAGACATCCAAAAAATGCTGGGCGGAATCGACAAGGCGGACAAGCCAACCGCCGGTCAAAAACTGAACGCGGTCAAGAACTCGATCAACGCCGCGTTTGAGGCTGCTCAGGAAAAGCTTTCCGGTGGGGATGAGGCGGGCGTTGACCCGACGTTTGATCCAACGCTGCCCGGTGTTCGACCAGCGATCGGGCACATCCACCCGATCACGCAAACGATTTCGCACCTGACGGAAATCATGGGGCGAATGGGTTTCGAAGTCGCCGAGGGCCCTGAGGTCGAAGACCCCTGGCACAACTTCGTGGCACTGAACATTCCCGAAGATCACCCCGCGCGAGATCCGCTGGACAATTTCTATTTGGCCACTGCCAAAGATCCTTCGGGAAAGGCTTCCGCCGACGCGGGTGACGAAGGATCGCAGTTGCTCCGCAGCCAAACCAGCACGGTGCAAATTCGCGTGATGAAACGCACGGCACCACCGATTCGCATCATCTCGTTGGGACGTGTTTATCGTCCGGATGCTCCGGATGCGACACACTTCCCGATGTTCCATCAAATGGAAGGCCTGCTCGTCGACAAGAACGTCACCATGGCCAACCTGAAAACGGTGCTTCGCGTTTTCGCTAACAATTACCTTGGCGAAGATGTCGAGATTCGTTTCCGCCCATCGTTCTTCCCGTTCACGGAACCCAGCGTCGAAGTTGACTTCCTCTGGAATGGCACTTGGATCGAATTTGGCGGTGCCGGAATGGTTGATCCGAACGTTTTCGCGGCGGTCGGTTACGATCCCGAGGAAGTCAGCGGATTCGCGTTTGGTTTGGGCGTCGAGCGGTTGTGCATGCGGCGTCACGGCATCACCGACATTCGCGATTTGTACAGCGGCGATCTGCGGTTCCTGCAGCAGTTCTGA
- the pheT gene encoding phenylalanine--tRNA ligase subunit beta, translating into MLVSWKWLSRYVDLTLSHDELVDRLSLSGLNHEGSETIDGDVVIDLEVTSNRGDCLGHIGVAREIAALTDQKLKIPTVEFQEAGDSVDKALSVDNQMTDACPRYTARVIRGVKVGESPQWLQESLKAVGIGVVNNVVDITNYVMMECGQPLHAFDFAKVGGKQIVVRSGKDKEQLEAIDHRNYDVNESTCVIADQSEALAIGGVMGGASSEVTEGTTDIVLEAADFVPLSVRRTARRLKLHSPSSFRFERRVDPKGIDWASRRACQLITEIAGGTVASGVIDTASDIPERESILLRPKRVTALLGMEIETAELDRILKLLGCEVSAFADGLQCVPPTWRHDLTREVDLIEEVARIHGYDKIPEDAPIPVAPSSKRRFDTAMERIRGVLTAAGISEAMTPSVVTEKLDQMLSPWTDRPALQTRTSMLEGARTLRRSLIPSLLQSRAANWASASLLADLFEIAHVYLPAPSDSDDALLPDETYHVGLIGGEDFFAMKGIIETLCDRLGIVLELGVNPVSRDGFAKGGAVELLLRDPAGKESIVLGFLGFVDDKLVKQFKLTGRVVAAELSAGVLADQSRLVPQQQAVSAFPSIQRDLNLVLPESVRWNDLAALVQKAAQERLADLTYRETYRNEKVDGPDKKRVLFSMELQSQTETLSGSDADAIINELVASCEKQLDAVLLR; encoded by the coding sequence ATGCTTGTTTCTTGGAAATGGTTGTCGCGTTACGTCGATCTGACGCTTTCGCATGATGAATTGGTGGATCGTTTGAGCCTTTCTGGTTTGAACCACGAAGGAAGCGAAACCATCGACGGTGACGTCGTCATCGATTTGGAAGTGACCAGCAATCGTGGTGACTGTTTAGGACACATCGGAGTCGCTCGCGAGATCGCGGCATTGACGGATCAGAAGCTCAAGATTCCGACCGTTGAATTTCAAGAGGCGGGTGATTCGGTCGACAAGGCACTGTCCGTCGACAATCAAATGACGGACGCTTGCCCCCGTTACACCGCGCGAGTCATTCGCGGGGTGAAGGTGGGTGAGAGCCCGCAGTGGTTGCAAGAATCGCTGAAAGCCGTCGGCATTGGTGTCGTCAACAACGTGGTCGACATCACCAACTATGTGATGATGGAATGCGGCCAGCCACTGCACGCGTTTGATTTCGCCAAGGTCGGCGGCAAGCAGATTGTCGTTCGTTCGGGCAAGGACAAAGAGCAGCTCGAAGCGATTGATCACCGGAACTACGACGTCAATGAATCGACGTGCGTCATCGCGGATCAGTCCGAGGCATTGGCTATCGGCGGCGTGATGGGTGGAGCCTCGTCAGAGGTGACCGAAGGCACCACCGACATCGTTCTCGAGGCAGCCGATTTTGTTCCGTTGTCAGTGCGACGCACGGCCCGGCGTTTGAAATTACACAGCCCATCTTCGTTCCGATTCGAACGTCGCGTTGATCCCAAAGGTATCGATTGGGCGAGCCGTCGTGCGTGCCAGTTGATCACCGAAATCGCGGGAGGCACGGTTGCGTCTGGTGTGATCGATACGGCCAGTGACATTCCCGAACGAGAGTCGATCTTGCTTCGTCCCAAACGTGTCACGGCACTGCTCGGGATGGAAATCGAAACCGCTGAGCTCGACCGAATTCTGAAGTTGTTGGGTTGCGAAGTGTCTGCCTTCGCCGATGGTTTGCAGTGTGTCCCGCCGACGTGGCGTCATGACTTGACGCGCGAGGTTGATCTCATCGAAGAGGTCGCACGGATCCATGGCTACGACAAGATTCCCGAAGACGCACCCATTCCGGTGGCCCCCAGTAGTAAGCGGCGATTCGACACCGCCATGGAACGCATTCGCGGCGTGTTGACCGCGGCGGGAATCAGCGAGGCCATGACTCCCAGCGTCGTGACCGAGAAGCTGGATCAGATGTTATCGCCTTGGACGGATCGTCCGGCGTTGCAGACTCGAACGTCCATGTTGGAAGGTGCTCGTACGCTACGTCGTTCATTGATTCCGAGTTTGCTGCAAAGTCGTGCGGCCAACTGGGCTTCGGCCAGCTTGCTTGCTGACTTGTTCGAGATCGCTCACGTTTACTTGCCGGCACCATCGGACAGTGACGATGCGTTGCTTCCCGACGAAACCTATCACGTCGGATTGATCGGTGGCGAAGACTTTTTTGCCATGAAAGGCATCATCGAAACGCTGTGCGATCGATTGGGAATTGTGCTGGAGCTGGGGGTGAACCCCGTTTCGCGTGACGGTTTTGCCAAGGGCGGTGCGGTGGAGTTATTGCTCCGCGATCCCGCTGGCAAAGAATCAATTGTCCTTGGTTTCCTGGGGTTCGTCGACGACAAGCTGGTCAAGCAATTCAAGCTGACCGGTCGCGTCGTGGCGGCTGAGCTTTCGGCGGGTGTTTTGGCGGATCAGTCGCGGTTGGTTCCGCAGCAGCAAGCCGTCAGTGCTTTCCCGTCGATCCAGCGAGACTTGAATCTGGTCTTGCCTGAGTCGGTTCGCTGGAATGATTTGGCGGCTTTGGTGCAGAAGGCGGCCCAAGAACGTTTGGCTGATTTGACGTACCGCGAAACGTATCGCAACGAGAAGGTCGACGGTCCCGACAAGAAACGGGTGCTATTCTCGATGGAGCTGCAAAGCCAAACGGAGACGCTCAGCGGTAGCGACGCCGACGCGATCATCAACGAGTTGGTTGCGTCGTGTGAAAAGCAGCTCGACGCAGTTTTGTTGCGGTAG
- a CDS encoding SPFH domain-containing protein: MFFLVGLLMGVGFYAALKILMGCLYTVRPDQRAVVTTFGAVNRLGAGSDAATMSDDERERYEYPQVQVIGPGGPYFKLPWQRVHKVSVATQTVDLTWDPSKAQDTIEAVTKDNLTTGVNGQIRYRVSENNLYPYLFGVESPLEHVMGYFVSVLRERIANFVDPKGQSLLADAVAETEAIAGAGEGDSESTVETKASAVELSEGVSINDLRKNLPLLNQYMEEQCRSTTGRYGIELDAALITEIDPPAEVDRALSAINSTRNQVAADISTARADAEQQITMSARAVEIATNNAQAEVAPLHELANTLVSIKSEGGSDCLKAYLRNLRVPLYKNTERILQTDSKSEGKA, translated from the coding sequence GTGTTTTTCTTGGTTGGATTGCTCATGGGAGTCGGCTTCTACGCCGCTCTCAAAATATTGATGGGGTGCCTCTACACCGTGCGCCCCGATCAGCGAGCGGTGGTCACGACGTTTGGTGCGGTGAACCGGCTCGGTGCTGGTTCAGACGCCGCCACAATGTCGGATGATGAGCGCGAACGCTACGAATATCCTCAGGTGCAGGTGATCGGACCCGGCGGTCCCTATTTCAAGTTGCCGTGGCAACGCGTTCACAAGGTCAGTGTCGCAACCCAAACGGTCGATCTGACTTGGGATCCGTCCAAGGCTCAGGACACCATCGAAGCGGTCACCAAAGACAACCTCACGACCGGGGTTAACGGCCAGATCCGCTACCGAGTCAGCGAAAACAACCTGTACCCGTATCTGTTCGGCGTGGAGAGTCCGCTGGAGCACGTGATGGGGTACTTCGTTTCCGTCCTGCGGGAACGCATTGCCAACTTCGTTGATCCAAAAGGCCAAAGCTTGCTGGCGGACGCGGTGGCCGAAACCGAAGCGATCGCCGGTGCGGGTGAAGGCGACTCGGAATCGACCGTCGAAACAAAAGCCAGTGCGGTGGAATTGTCCGAGGGCGTTTCAATCAACGACCTTCGCAAGAACCTGCCTTTGCTAAATCAGTACATGGAAGAACAGTGTCGATCGACGACCGGTCGCTACGGCATTGAGTTGGACGCCGCGTTGATCACCGAAATCGACCCGCCCGCGGAAGTCGACCGGGCGCTGTCCGCCATCAATAGCACTCGCAACCAAGTCGCTGCCGACATCAGCACCGCTCGTGCCGATGCGGAACAGCAGATCACGATGAGTGCTCGTGCCGTTGAGATCGCGACCAACAACGCTCAAGCGGAGGTGGCTCCACTTCACGAATTGGCGAACACGTTGGTCTCGATCAAGTCAGAAGGCGGATCCGATTGCTTGAAAGCGTATTTGCGAAACTTGCGAGTTCCGCTGTACAAGAACACCGAACGTATTTTGCAAACCGACTCCAAATCAGAAGGGAAGGCGTAA
- a CDS encoding SPFH domain-containing protein, with the protein MDAIGFVPGFVFGLMLIPIMLGMARFFGLFSCVDECESQVFTLFGKVLGEIDQPGLQFPLVHFGAKAMLIPFFGKKYKVNTALRQHYLRSQMVNSEEGTPMGVGIWYEMQVQDPIAFLFTNANPDGSLQANVTSSTISTLSNLEMEKMLEDRHSLSRTVRQTVSPLSEKWGYRLGSVYIRKVAFTDRHMVENITEKVVKRLVQVTSAMKQDGENRVGLIKSETALKVSTKMAEAAAARPSVVGEKLNDIAKRDPEILDAVLQVMEAENLLQSGASVSLLPSSANVLVQTN; encoded by the coding sequence ATGGACGCGATTGGTTTTGTTCCCGGATTTGTGTTCGGGCTGATGTTGATTCCGATCATGCTCGGCATGGCTCGGTTCTTTGGATTGTTTAGCTGCGTCGATGAGTGTGAATCGCAAGTGTTCACGCTGTTCGGCAAGGTGCTTGGAGAAATTGACCAACCGGGTTTGCAGTTTCCGTTGGTTCACTTTGGAGCCAAAGCGATGCTGATCCCGTTCTTTGGCAAGAAGTACAAGGTCAACACGGCGCTGCGTCAGCACTACCTCCGCAGCCAAATGGTGAACTCAGAAGAAGGCACGCCGATGGGCGTTGGGATTTGGTACGAGATGCAGGTCCAGGACCCCATCGCGTTTCTCTTCACCAACGCGAATCCAGATGGTTCGTTGCAGGCCAACGTGACCAGTTCGACCATCTCGACCCTGAGTAATCTCGAGATGGAAAAGATGCTGGAGGATCGCCACAGCCTTTCACGAACGGTTCGCCAAACGGTGTCGCCGCTTTCGGAAAAGTGGGGCTACCGATTGGGGTCGGTCTACATTCGAAAAGTGGCGTTCACGGACCGGCACATGGTCGAGAACATCACCGAGAAAGTCGTCAAGCGTTTGGTGCAGGTCACCAGTGCGATGAAACAAGACGGCGAGAACCGCGTTGGGTTGATCAAGAGTGAAACCGCGTTGAAGGTTTCGACCAAAATGGCCGAAGCCGCGGCGGCGCGACCCAGCGTCGTTGGCGAGAAGCTCAACGACATCGCCAAGCGTGATCCAGAGATTCTGGACGCGGTGTTGCAGGTGATGGAAGCGGAGAACCTGTTGCAGTCAGGTGCTTCGGTCAGCTTGTTGCCGTCGTCCGCCAACGTGTTGGTTCAAACCAATTGA
- a CDS encoding DUF4184 family protein: protein MPFTPTHVAAAIPIAWLARWRLPFSALAIGCMIPDAGVFFPMLFSYESLHSVRGLFVDCVPMGVAAYFVFHLLIKQPAVELLPEPLRSRVRAIADRPVSLEWQSILLVAVCVLVGASTHVLWDSFTHQHRWGSRIAMPILSSVAFEVSGRPVRWFAVAQHLSSLFLLPPMGLVVVRWLWKQPASQEESKRTRIPDWVTMSVLGVGSVLMMAYAAWVYAAYTRFGITFALRQSVMVFGAIAMVSLIAYSIVMHTVWSRVEASSKQDTS, encoded by the coding sequence ATGCCGTTCACTCCGACGCATGTTGCAGCCGCGATTCCGATCGCTTGGTTGGCCCGGTGGCGACTGCCGTTTTCGGCGCTCGCCATAGGGTGCATGATTCCGGATGCCGGCGTCTTCTTCCCCATGTTGTTCAGCTATGAATCGCTGCACAGCGTTCGTGGATTGTTTGTCGACTGCGTGCCGATGGGAGTGGCGGCGTACTTCGTCTTTCATCTGTTGATCAAGCAGCCCGCCGTCGAGTTGTTGCCCGAGCCGTTGAGGTCTCGCGTGCGTGCCATCGCGGACCGTCCGGTTTCTCTCGAGTGGCAATCCATCTTGTTGGTGGCGGTTTGCGTCCTGGTCGGTGCGTCGACGCATGTGCTTTGGGATTCTTTCACGCACCAGCACCGATGGGGATCGCGGATTGCGATGCCGATTCTGTCGAGTGTCGCGTTTGAGGTTTCAGGTCGACCGGTTCGATGGTTCGCTGTGGCTCAGCACCTGTCGTCTTTGTTCTTGTTGCCGCCGATGGGACTGGTGGTCGTGCGGTGGTTGTGGAAGCAACCCGCAAGCCAAGAAGAATCCAAGCGGACTCGAATCCCAGATTGGGTCACGATGTCGGTACTTGGTGTCGGCTCGGTTCTGATGATGGCGTATGCCGCCTGGGTTTATGCGGCCTACACGCGGTTCGGGATCACCTTCGCATTGCGGCAAAGCGTCATGGTGTTTGGAGCCATCGCGATGGTGAGTTTGATTGCCTACAGCATCGTGATGCATACGGTCTGGTCGCGAGTCGAAGCCTCGTCCAAACAAGACACCTCCTAG
- a CDS encoding VWA domain-containing protein: protein MSNSSTSPPWDDPRVTAYVLGELSDQEAAQFTEEMNANPELATAVEEARAVTQQVESFFHSSAVPPLETNRVESIVRESETAATDEASVSAGSASGTSWFQSRWIQFAVAASIVGILLGLSIPAVHTARETASHQRPVSGQLPGDFSGMETDDMAVFEEEMPLADSEMVYQREAGVSAMQLSRQKEKADSLGLRSSARNSNLSSGPDANEFSASTSNVTMVEEAEGGQVEFVPTQDAAANAPIAEAKGMMSGTDTMPAEVAGPTPRSMGMDMEMDMGMDGAFAAGGSLPPTPTAEAPAAPAEPSAGKPIMSKHVIGDFAVAPVPVQMGRGQVELESVRRRMARSELRSTNELAPAPAIVPAPTVPDIADGEGSGPGSSGDKFDPITENEFRRVTEHPLSTFSIDVDTASYAKVRSYLQRGQLPRPDSVRIEELINYFDYQYTPPTAEDSAPFSSAMAVASCPWNEDNRLVRVGIQAKDIDRKERPRCNLVFLIDTSGSMKRPNKLPLVIEGMKLLLDQLKKNDRVAIVVYAGSSGLVLDSTPVKQKKKIVRALSALSAGGSTNGGAGLQLAYQTARENFIEDGVNRVILCSDGDFNVGMTGTDQLVAEATRQSKSGTELTVLGFGMGNHNDAMMERISNSGAGNYAFVDTIAEANKVLADQVAGTLFTVAKDVKIQIEFNPAVVSAYRLIGYENRILAKEDFNDDTKDAGEIGAGHRVTALYEIAPTGKLPSSIAPDVDPLKYQPAEDAAGEEEPATDDDAREEGSTEEATDDAATKEILTLKIRHKPPQGDVSEKLTFPLVNESQPFAEADRDFQFAAAVAGFGMQLRNSSHAGTWTMDDVISTAAQAKGSDEHGLRAEFLELAETAKRLIIND, encoded by the coding sequence ATGTCCAATTCATCCACCTCTCCTCCGTGGGACGATCCTCGCGTCACCGCGTATGTTCTTGGTGAACTGTCTGACCAAGAGGCGGCTCAGTTCACCGAAGAGATGAACGCCAATCCAGAACTGGCAACCGCAGTCGAAGAAGCTCGAGCGGTCACCCAGCAAGTCGAATCATTCTTCCACTCCAGCGCCGTCCCGCCGCTCGAAACCAATCGCGTCGAAAGCATTGTTCGCGAAAGCGAAACGGCGGCCACGGATGAGGCATCCGTCTCCGCAGGCTCCGCGTCCGGGACGTCTTGGTTTCAATCCCGATGGATCCAATTCGCGGTCGCTGCCAGCATCGTTGGTATCCTGCTGGGCCTTTCAATTCCGGCCGTTCACACCGCCCGCGAAACGGCATCCCATCAACGACCAGTCAGCGGCCAGTTGCCAGGCGATTTTTCCGGCATGGAAACCGACGACATGGCCGTGTTCGAAGAAGAGATGCCACTCGCCGATTCCGAAATGGTTTACCAACGCGAAGCCGGCGTTTCGGCGATGCAGCTAAGCCGACAAAAAGAGAAAGCAGATTCGCTCGGCTTGAGATCCTCGGCTCGCAATTCCAATTTATCGTCTGGCCCAGACGCCAACGAATTCTCCGCTTCCACATCCAACGTCACGATGGTGGAAGAAGCTGAAGGTGGACAAGTCGAGTTCGTTCCCACGCAAGACGCTGCCGCCAACGCTCCCATCGCGGAAGCGAAAGGGATGATGTCCGGAACGGATACCATGCCAGCGGAAGTTGCTGGCCCAACACCGCGAAGTATGGGGATGGACATGGAAATGGACATGGGGATGGATGGTGCCTTTGCGGCGGGCGGAAGTCTGCCACCGACGCCGACCGCTGAAGCACCAGCCGCCCCCGCAGAACCGTCCGCCGGCAAACCAATCATGAGCAAGCACGTGATTGGCGACTTTGCTGTCGCCCCTGTTCCAGTGCAGATGGGCCGTGGGCAGGTGGAACTTGAAAGCGTCCGTCGACGCATGGCAAGGAGCGAGTTGCGTTCAACCAACGAACTTGCTCCCGCACCCGCCATCGTGCCCGCACCGACGGTACCGGACATCGCCGACGGCGAAGGAAGCGGCCCAGGATCGTCTGGAGACAAATTCGATCCCATCACCGAAAACGAATTCCGCCGAGTCACCGAGCATCCACTGAGCACGTTTTCGATCGACGTGGATACCGCGAGCTATGCCAAGGTCCGCAGCTACCTGCAACGTGGCCAATTGCCGCGTCCCGACTCGGTCCGTATCGAAGAACTGATCAACTACTTTGACTACCAGTACACGCCGCCAACCGCCGAAGACTCGGCTCCGTTCTCTTCCGCAATGGCCGTCGCCTCCTGCCCGTGGAATGAGGACAACCGTTTGGTGCGTGTCGGCATTCAAGCCAAAGACATTGATCGCAAAGAACGCCCTCGCTGCAACTTGGTGTTTTTGATCGACACCAGCGGATCCATGAAACGCCCCAACAAATTGCCGTTGGTAATCGAAGGCATGAAGTTGCTGCTGGATCAATTGAAGAAGAACGACCGTGTTGCGATCGTTGTCTACGCCGGATCGTCCGGTTTGGTCCTCGACTCAACTCCGGTCAAACAAAAGAAAAAGATCGTGCGAGCCCTCTCGGCCCTTTCGGCTGGCGGCAGCACCAATGGCGGAGCGGGTTTACAACTTGCCTACCAAACCGCCCGTGAAAACTTCATCGAGGATGGAGTGAACCGAGTGATCCTGTGCAGCGACGGTGACTTCAATGTCGGCATGACTGGCACGGATCAACTGGTCGCCGAAGCGACTCGCCAATCGAAATCGGGCACGGAATTGACGGTGCTTGGATTTGGGATGGGCAACCACAACGATGCCATGATGGAACGCATCTCAAACTCCGGTGCGGGCAACTACGCATTCGTTGATACGATCGCCGAAGCCAACAAAGTCTTGGCCGACCAAGTCGCCGGCACTTTGTTCACCGTTGCCAAAGATGTGAAGATCCAAATCGAATTCAATCCGGCGGTGGTCTCGGCCTACCGTTTGATTGGCTATGAAAATCGGATCTTGGCCAAGGAAGACTTCAACGATGACACCAAAGACGCGGGCGAGATCGGAGCGGGCCACCGAGTGACAGCTCTTTACGAGATTGCACCGACCGGCAAACTCCCCAGCTCCATTGCTCCGGATGTGGATCCGCTGAAGTATCAACCTGCTGAAGACGCAGCAGGCGAAGAGGAACCCGCGACCGATGACGACGCCCGTGAAGAGGGCTCAACCGAAGAAGCAACCGATGACGCGGCGACCAAGGAAATTTTGACGCTGAAGATTCGCCACAAGCCACCGCAAGGTGACGTCAGTGAAAAGCTCACCTTCCCACTGGTCAACGAAAGTCAGCCGTTTGCTGAAGCGGACCGTGACTTCCAGTTCGCTGCCGCCGTGGCCGGGTTTGGAATGCAGCTTCGCAACAGTTCACATGCGGGCACTTGGACGATGGACGATGTCATCTCGACCGCAGCCCAGGCCAAAGGCTCAGACGAACATGGATTGCGAGCCGAGTTTCTCGAACTCGCCGAAACGGCAAAACGATTGATCATCAACGATTGA
- a CDS encoding RNA polymerase sigma factor: MSQPAPTSAADDLSDPDDSGPDRSGTGTAQWIAEVVDQFQRPLLAYATGMLADRTAAQDAVQETFLQLCRKRPDELADRLAPWLFTVCRSRVIDMQRKRSPDRLDPDAVAVVDPAPRPDAVAQDHEAHEQIAASIETLSPRQREVIQLRMQAGLSYREIADVTGLTVSNVGFHLHQAVKSLRDGLAVS, translated from the coding sequence ATGAGCCAACCGGCCCCCACTTCCGCGGCCGACGACCTCAGCGATCCAGACGACTCCGGCCCCGATCGCTCCGGGACTGGGACCGCACAATGGATCGCCGAGGTTGTCGACCAATTCCAGCGTCCCTTGTTGGCGTATGCCACCGGGATGTTGGCGGATCGCACCGCTGCCCAAGACGCCGTGCAAGAAACGTTTCTGCAACTGTGTCGCAAGCGGCCGGACGAGTTGGCTGATCGATTGGCTCCGTGGCTGTTCACCGTCTGCCGCTCACGAGTGATTGACATGCAACGCAAACGATCTCCCGACCGATTGGATCCCGACGCGGTCGCCGTCGTCGATCCCGCCCCGCGTCCCGATGCGGTGGCACAAGACCACGAGGCTCACGAACAGATCGCCGCCTCCATCGAAACGTTGTCCCCGCGACAACGCGAAGTCATCCAACTGCGAATGCAGGCGGGACTCAGCTATCGAGAGATCGCTGATGTCACCGGCCTGACAGTCAGCAACGTCGGCTTTCATCTTCATCAAGCCGTCAAGTCACTTCGCGATGGTTTGGCTGTTTCCTGA
- the aroF gene encoding 3-deoxy-7-phosphoheptulonate synthase, with protein sequence MILILKNGVTDDQIDHVVRKVESMGFQTHLSRGTFRTIIGMIGDESLTTEQQLQSIPGVQQVVPVLPPYKLASREAHPESSVIDVSGVKIGGGNLAMIAGPCSVEDRDRMMRIGESVVRSGANLFRGGAYKPRTSPYAFQGLGEDGLKILREVGDAFGVPVVTEITDPRNVELVAEYSDMLQIGARNMQNFVLLTEVGKSERPVLLKRGMSATIQDLLMSAEYVLSQGNPNVVLCERGIKSFDPSTRNLFDVAAVPAVQGLTHLPIIVDPSHATGRPDLIPPCALAGLAAGADGVHIEVHDCPEEAKSDGAQALLPEQYTEIVEKMAAMAKLLGKAISPLPNSNTNTPPTEALA encoded by the coding sequence GTGATTTTGATTCTGAAAAACGGTGTGACCGACGACCAGATCGACCATGTGGTCCGGAAAGTCGAGTCGATGGGGTTCCAAACGCACCTCAGTCGCGGGACGTTTCGTACGATCATCGGCATGATCGGCGACGAGAGCCTGACCACCGAACAACAGCTTCAATCGATCCCCGGCGTGCAGCAAGTCGTCCCCGTTTTACCACCGTACAAATTGGCCTCTCGTGAGGCTCACCCCGAATCGAGCGTGATCGACGTGTCGGGCGTGAAGATCGGCGGCGGCAATCTCGCGATGATCGCGGGTCCGTGCAGTGTGGAAGATCGTGACCGAATGATGCGGATCGGGGAGAGCGTGGTTCGCTCCGGTGCCAACTTGTTTCGCGGCGGAGCTTACAAGCCACGAACCAGCCCCTACGCCTTTCAAGGTTTGGGTGAAGACGGACTGAAGATCCTGCGTGAAGTTGGCGATGCGTTTGGCGTTCCGGTGGTGACCGAAATCACTGACCCGCGAAATGTGGAGCTGGTCGCCGAATACTCCGACATGTTGCAGATCGGTGCTCGTAACATGCAGAACTTTGTGCTGCTGACGGAAGTCGGCAAGTCCGAGCGTCCAGTGCTTTTGAAACGTGGCATGAGTGCGACGATTCAGGACTTGTTGATGAGTGCCGAGTACGTGCTTTCGCAGGGCAACCCGAACGTGGTGCTGTGCGAACGTGGTATCAAAAGTTTCGACCCCTCCACCCGCAACCTGTTCGACGTGGCTGCGGTTCCCGCCGTGCAAGGATTGACACACCTTCCGATCATTGTTGATCCGTCACATGCCACTGGCCGTCCAGATTTGATCCCGCCGTGTGCGTTGGCTGGATTGGCCGCGGGAGCGGATGGTGTGCACATCGAAGTCCACGATTGCCCCGAAGAAGCCAAAAGCGACGGGGCTCAAGCCTTGTTGCCTGAACAATACACCGAGATCGTCGAGAAGATGGCCGCGATGGCCAAGTTGCTCGGCAAAGCGATCTCACCCCTTCCGAATTCAAACACCAACACCCCGCCAACTGAGGCCCTCGCGTGA
- the tpiA gene encoding triose-phosphate isomerase, whose translation MSRRILIAGNWKMNMRAESAASLAKGIVDVVGKSPAVEVVLCPPSVYLGQVAEAVAGTPVEMGAQNLYAAEDGAFTGEVNASMLTDVGCRFVILGHSERRQLMGETDACVAKKLHAALAGNLVPIVCVGETLEEREAGDTEKVVETQIRGSLEGLDEARAANIVIAYEPVWAIGTGKTATKEQAEAVHAFIRELLGKMFSTEVAEQIRIQYGGSVKPGNAEELLSQPNIDGALVGGASLKVDDFAGIINAAPSA comes from the coding sequence GTGAGTCGTCGCATCCTGATTGCTGGTAACTGGAAAATGAACATGCGTGCCGAGTCGGCCGCGTCGCTTGCCAAAGGCATTGTCGACGTGGTTGGCAAGTCGCCCGCCGTCGAAGTCGTGCTTTGCCCGCCATCCGTGTATCTCGGGCAAGTTGCCGAAGCCGTCGCCGGAACGCCCGTGGAAATGGGAGCCCAGAACCTGTACGCCGCCGAAGACGGTGCCTTCACCGGTGAAGTCAACGCATCGATGTTGACCGATGTTGGTTGCCGGTTTGTCATCTTGGGCCACAGCGAACGTCGCCAACTGATGGGCGAAACGGACGCTTGCGTCGCAAAGAAACTGCATGCGGCTCTGGCTGGCAACTTGGTGCCGATCGTCTGCGTCGGCGAGACCTTGGAAGAGCGTGAAGCCGGCGACACCGAAAAGGTCGTCGAAACCCAAATTCGCGGATCATTGGAAGGTCTGGATGAAGCCCGCGCGGCCAACATCGTGATCGCGTACGAGCCCGTTTGGGCCATCGGGACCGGCAAGACGGCCACCAAAGAGCAAGCCGAAGCCGTTCACGCATTCATTCGCGAACTTTTGGGGAAAATGTTCTCGACCGAAGTCGCCGAACAGATCCGAATTCAGTACGGTGGCAGCGTGAAGCCGGGCAACGCAGAAGAATTGTTGTCCCAACCCAACATTGACGGGGCTCTCGTCGGTGGTGCGAGCCTGAAAGTTGACGATTTCGCTGGAATCATCAACGCGGCTCCCTCGGCCTGA